A genomic region of Xanthomonas fragariae contains the following coding sequences:
- a CDS encoding LysR family transcriptional regulator codes for MKISLEALQILDAIDRRGSFAAAAKALFKVPSTISYMVSKLEDDLGVQLFERVGPKATPTQAGCELLREGRHLLRAAQELEVRVRRVASGWESDFAIGLDAILPVALLQAQILDFYTVADSTRLRVLSESLSGSWEALLDRRVDLIVAAGEGPSGGGYVAELIGMLRFVFAVASTHPLAGAGTLGAAELAEHRAIAVADSGRRLLPRTVGLLSGRDVLTVPDMQTKLLLQLAGAGYGFLPEPYARGALQDGRLREVQVETHKPDETFYLAWRPGEEGEALGWWRRALRSEGLFEGWLQSLAETYRSVAATGSRTCDE; via the coding sequence ATGAAAATCAGCTTGGAAGCCTTGCAAATCCTGGATGCGATCGACCGTCGAGGGTCGTTTGCAGCCGCGGCCAAGGCGTTGTTCAAGGTGCCGTCAACGATTTCCTACATGGTGTCCAAGCTGGAGGACGATCTGGGTGTGCAGCTGTTCGAGCGAGTGGGGCCAAAGGCAACGCCGACTCAGGCCGGGTGCGAGCTGTTGCGCGAAGGGCGTCATCTGTTGCGTGCCGCGCAGGAGCTGGAAGTGCGGGTACGACGGGTGGCGTCGGGCTGGGAATCGGACTTTGCGATTGGGTTGGATGCGATCCTGCCGGTCGCCTTGCTGCAGGCGCAGATCCTGGACTTCTACACGGTGGCCGACAGCACACGCTTGCGTGTGTTGAGCGAGTCGCTATCGGGCAGTTGGGAGGCGTTGCTGGACCGGCGCGTGGACCTGATCGTTGCGGCGGGGGAGGGGCCAAGTGGTGGCGGGTATGTCGCTGAGCTGATCGGTATGCTGCGCTTCGTGTTCGCAGTGGCGTCCACGCATCCGCTGGCGGGCGCCGGCACGTTGGGTGCAGCCGAGCTGGCCGAGCACCGCGCGATCGCAGTGGCGGATTCTGGGCGGCGTCTGCTGCCACGCACCGTCGGCTTGTTGTCCGGCCGCGATGTGCTCACCGTTCCGGACATGCAGACCAAGCTGCTGCTGCAACTTGCCGGTGCCGGCTACGGCTTCCTGCCCGAGCCGTATGCGCGCGGCGCGTTGCAGGATGGCCGGCTGCGCGAAGTGCAGGTGGAAACCCACAAACCCGACGAAACCTTTTATCTGGCGTGGCGACCGGGCGAGGAAGGCGAAGCGTTGGGATGGTGGCGTCGCGCATTGCGCAGCGAAGGCCTGTTCGAGGGCTGGTTGCAGTCGCTTGCCGAAACGTATCGTTCCGTCGCTGCCACAGGCAGTCGCACGTGCGACGAATAG
- a CDS encoding pirin family protein → MLNVRKSETRGRAEHGWLSSRHTFSFASYRDPRHMGIGPLQVINEDKVQPGEGFGTHAHRDMEIISYVLGGALEHKDSMGTGSVLHYGDVQRMSAGSGVTHSEFNHSPSEPVHFLQIWVVPKRNGIEPSYEEKHFDADSKRNQLRLIASPDGEDGSLRLHQDARLYASILDGGVRLRQPLAEGRIGYVQLARGNLSVNGQVLSAGDALQVTGEPEIVLADARDAEVLVFDLPK, encoded by the coding sequence ATGTTGAACGTCCGCAAGAGTGAAACACGTGGCCGCGCCGAGCATGGCTGGCTGTCCTCGCGCCATACCTTTTCCTTCGCCAGCTATCGCGACCCGCGCCACATGGGCATCGGCCCGCTGCAGGTGATCAACGAAGACAAGGTGCAGCCGGGCGAAGGCTTCGGCACCCACGCACACCGCGACATGGAGATCATTTCCTACGTTTTGGGCGGCGCGCTAGAGCACAAGGACAGCATGGGCACTGGTTCGGTGCTGCATTACGGCGATGTGCAGCGGATGAGCGCCGGCAGCGGCGTCACCCACAGCGAGTTCAATCACTCGCCCAGCGAGCCGGTGCATTTTCTGCAGATCTGGGTGGTGCCCAAGCGCAACGGTATCGAACCTAGCTACGAAGAGAAACACTTCGACGCAGACAGCAAGCGCAACCAGTTGCGCCTAATCGCCTCGCCCGATGGCGAGGACGGCTCGCTACGCCTGCACCAGGACGCGCGCCTGTATGCCTCGATCCTCGACGGCGGCGTGCGCCTGCGGCAGCCACTGGCTGAAGGCCGCATCGGCTACGTGCAGTTGGCACGCGGCAACCTAAGCGTCAACGGCCAAGTGCTGTCGGCCGGCGATGCGCTGCAGGTCACCGGCGAGCCGGAGATCGTGCTGGCCGATGCACGGGATGCGGAAGTGCTGGTGTTCGATCTGCCCAAGTAA
- the thiD gene encoding bifunctional hydroxymethylpyrimidine kinase/phosphomethylpyrimidine kinase, translating to MTTPSTLSAMTIAGSDSGGGAGIQADLKTFAAHRVHGLSAIAALTAQNTRAVTAVHIPPIAFLQAQINACFADFQIQAVKLGMLANPEVIHCVADLLEKHRPPFVVLDPVVVSTSGARLLEDAALDALRTRLLPLATLITPNTLEAELLTGRHIDDADAAEHATAALLELGANAVLLKGGHLHEGARVIDRFDDGVTQDMFMHPRLQVDAHGTGCSLSAAIAAQLCQGLSLLNACEAAIDYVARAIRLGQSPGHSDVLLLDHFGAAPSA from the coding sequence ATGACCACGCCCAGCACGCTGTCCGCCATGACCATCGCCGGCTCCGATTCCGGCGGTGGTGCCGGCATTCAAGCCGATCTCAAGACCTTCGCCGCACATCGCGTGCACGGCCTATCGGCGATCGCCGCCTTGACCGCGCAAAACACCCGCGCAGTCACTGCCGTGCATATCCCGCCGATCGCGTTCTTGCAGGCGCAGATCAATGCTTGCTTTGCCGATTTCCAGATCCAGGCCGTCAAGCTCGGCATGCTCGCCAACCCCGAAGTCATCCATTGCGTGGCCGACCTGCTCGAAAAACATCGCCCACCGTTCGTGGTGCTCGACCCGGTGGTGGTATCCACCAGCGGCGCGCGCTTGCTCGAAGACGCCGCACTGGATGCGCTGCGCACACGCCTGCTGCCGCTGGCCACCCTGATCACGCCCAACACGCTCGAAGCCGAGCTGTTGACCGGTCGCCATATCGACGATGCCGACGCCGCCGAGCACGCCACCGCCGCCTTACTCGAACTTGGCGCTAACGCCGTACTGCTCAAGGGCGGCCATCTGCACGAAGGCGCGCGTGTGATCGACCGCTTCGACGACGGCGTCACCCAGGACATGTTTATGCATCCTCGTCTGCAGGTCGATGCACACGGCACCGGTTGCAGCCTGTCGGCGGCAATCGCTGCGCAGCTGTGCCAGGGCTTGTCGTTGCTCAATGCCTGCGAAGCGGCGATCGACTATGTTGCGCGCGCCATCCGCCTCGGCCAGTCGCCCGGTCATAGCGACGTACTTTTGCTCGACCATTTCGGTGCCGCGCCCAGCGCATGA